The Kineosporia sp. NBRC 101731 genome has a window encoding:
- a CDS encoding bifunctional 3-(3-hydroxy-phenyl)propionate/3-hydroxycinnamic acid hydroxylase: MVCPEVVIVGAGPVGLVLALLLARQGVRSTVLERQDAAYPLPRAVHLDDECARILQNAGLAAGFASISRPAAGLRLLDARHRPLAQFRRSQPVGVHGHPQAGLFDQPELETLLREAVSNSPLISMRLGTEVTGVDAAGRVHCGTTVLAADAVVGCDGAGSVVRRALGARWRTLAGDQTWFVTDLLGEPPVREEDFVEQICDPRRPATYLRVGERRLRWEFRLWPGETAGDLTARLGELVDPWTHDGVGERQVLRTAAYTFRAVVADRWRRGRVLIAGDAAHLTPPFIGQGLGSGLRDAANLSWKLARVLRGQAGDDLLDTYQAERAPHATALIRLAALAGGLMASPAAPLAGIAGRSARLTERILASTGPPLRAGALTPPRRSRRASLVGTLVPQFPTGDETVDEESLPCFDDLLGPGFALLTRGGPGAAGLEDLAARLDAVVLRTDRGTDRGTDRGTDRETERPELTRVHHWLIENATDAALVRPDRVVVATVPARGAARNLGVMSV, translated from the coding sequence GTGGTCTGCCCTGAGGTCGTCATCGTCGGAGCGGGGCCGGTGGGGCTGGTGCTCGCCCTGCTGCTGGCCCGCCAGGGGGTGCGCTCGACGGTCCTGGAACGACAGGACGCGGCGTACCCGCTGCCGCGGGCGGTCCATCTCGACGACGAGTGCGCGCGGATCCTTCAGAACGCCGGTTTGGCAGCTGGTTTCGCCAGTATCAGCCGTCCCGCGGCGGGTCTGCGCCTGCTCGATGCCCGGCACCGGCCGCTCGCGCAGTTCCGGCGGTCGCAGCCGGTCGGTGTGCACGGGCATCCGCAGGCCGGGCTGTTCGACCAGCCCGAACTCGAAACGCTTCTGCGGGAAGCAGTCTCGAACTCACCACTGATCTCGATGCGGCTCGGTACCGAGGTCACGGGGGTGGACGCGGCGGGTCGGGTGCACTGCGGCACCACCGTTCTGGCGGCGGACGCGGTGGTCGGGTGTGACGGGGCCGGCAGTGTGGTGCGAAGGGCACTGGGAGCCCGGTGGCGCACCCTGGCGGGCGACCAGACCTGGTTCGTCACCGACCTTCTCGGTGAACCTCCGGTGCGGGAGGAGGACTTCGTCGAGCAGATCTGCGATCCCCGACGGCCCGCCACCTACCTGCGGGTGGGCGAACGGCGGCTGCGCTGGGAGTTTCGCCTGTGGCCGGGGGAGACCGCCGGTGACCTGACCGCCCGGCTCGGTGAGCTCGTCGACCCCTGGACCCACGACGGGGTGGGGGAGCGACAGGTACTGCGCACCGCCGCCTACACCTTCCGCGCCGTGGTCGCCGACCGCTGGCGCCGCGGCCGCGTCCTGATCGCCGGTGACGCCGCCCACCTCACTCCACCCTTCATCGGCCAGGGCCTCGGCTCGGGACTGCGCGACGCCGCCAACCTCAGCTGGAAACTGGCCCGGGTCCTTCGGGGTCAGGCCGGGGACGACCTCCTCGACACCTACCAGGCCGAGCGCGCCCCGCACGCCACCGCCCTGATCCGGCTGGCCGCGCTCGCCGGTGGTCTGATGGCCTCACCCGCCGCCCCGCTGGCGGGGATCGCCGGGCGCTCGGCGCGCCTGACCGAACGGATCCTGGCCAGCACCGGCCCACCGTTACGGGCGGGCGCGCTCACCCCGCCCCGCCGTTCCCGGCGTGCCTCACTGGTCGGCACGCTCGTCCCTCAATTCCCGACAGGGGACGAAACAGTGGACGAGGAAAGCCTTCCCTGCTTCGACGATCTCCTGGGCCCGGGGTTCGCCCTGCTCACCCGGGGCGGCCCGGGTGCGGCCGGGCTCGAGGACCTGGCCGCCCGGCTGGACGCTGTCGTGCTCCGCACCGACCGAGGCACCGACCGAGGCACCGACCGAGGCACCGACCGAGAAACTGAGCGACCGGAGCTGACGCGCGTCCACCATTGGCTGATCGAGAACGCGACGGACGCCGCCCTGGTGAGACCCGACCGGGTCGTCGTCGCGACCGTACCCGCACGGGGTGCGGCGCGAAACCTGGGTGTGATGTCAGTGTGA
- a CDS encoding malate dehydrogenase, which translates to MTSSAPSAVTVTVTGAAGQIGYALLFRIASGQLLGADVPVKLRLLEIPQAVRAAEGTALELIDGAFGALASVDVFDDPTKAFEGSNVALLVGARPRTKGMERGDLLEANGGIFKPQGAAINAGAADDIKVLVVGNPANTNALIAASHAPDVPAERFTAMTRLDHNRALGQLAIKLGVPVSSLAKVTIWGNHSATQYPDLTQATVDGKSVTEAINDQAWVENEFIPRVAKRGAEIIEVRGASSAASAASAAIDHVYSWVNGTPEGDWTSAAIVSDGSYGVPEGLISSFPVTSTGGSWEIVQGLELDAFSRARVDASVAELAEEREAVQKLGLI; encoded by the coding sequence ATGACTTCGTCCGCACCATCAGCAGTCACTGTGACCGTCACGGGCGCCGCCGGTCAGATCGGCTACGCGCTGCTGTTCCGGATCGCCTCCGGGCAGCTGCTGGGTGCCGATGTCCCGGTCAAGCTGCGCCTCCTGGAGATCCCCCAGGCCGTGCGCGCCGCTGAGGGAACCGCGCTGGAACTGATCGACGGAGCCTTCGGCGCCCTCGCGTCCGTCGACGTGTTCGACGACCCCACCAAGGCTTTCGAGGGTTCGAACGTCGCCCTGCTGGTCGGCGCGCGCCCCCGTACGAAGGGCATGGAGCGGGGCGACCTGCTCGAGGCCAACGGTGGCATCTTCAAGCCGCAGGGGGCCGCGATCAACGCCGGCGCCGCCGACGACATCAAGGTGCTCGTGGTCGGTAACCCGGCCAACACCAACGCCCTGATCGCCGCCTCGCACGCCCCCGACGTGCCGGCCGAGCGCTTCACCGCCATGACCCGCCTCGACCACAACCGGGCCCTCGGTCAGCTCGCCATCAAGCTCGGCGTGCCGGTCTCGAGCCTGGCCAAGGTCACCATCTGGGGCAACCACTCCGCGACCCAGTACCCGGACCTCACGCAGGCCACGGTCGACGGCAAGAGCGTCACCGAGGCCATCAACGACCAGGCCTGGGTGGAGAACGAGTTCATCCCGCGCGTCGCCAAGCGCGGCGCCGAGATCATCGAGGTCCGGGGCGCGTCCTCGGCGGCCTCCGCCGCGTCGGCCGCGATCGACCACGTCTACAGCTGGGTCAACGGCACGCCCGAGGGCGACTGGACCTCGGCCGCGATCGTCTCCGACGGCTCCTACGGCGTGCCCGAGGGCCTGATTTCTTCGTTCCCCGTCACCTCGACCGGTGGTTCCTGGGAGATCGTCCAGGGCCTCGAGCTCGACGCGTTCTCCCGCGCCCGCGTCGATGCCTCCGTGGCCGAGCTGGCCGAGGAGCGCGAGGCCGTGCAGAAGCTCGGCCTCATCTGA
- a CDS encoding FAD-dependent monooxygenase, whose product MTRRRALIAGGGLGGLTAAAALHRRGWDVCVFEQAITLEPVAAGISVWPNGLRSLDRLGIGDAVREIGRVPGPGGLRQPDGTWLIRNNISAAVQEKYGDPVVALHRAELANVIVQALPFGVVQADTRVTGVRAGDADTPAALITEHGESEGDLVVAADGIRSVVRSLLFPSPVAPAPVGYTSWRMVVPDPGGLSPEDTGFETWGPDGRRFAVMPLKDQSLYCYATAASDGGAGDDRDDRDDGDNETGSSGVQELRRLFGDWHDPIPALLENLVEEQVMRHPVEELNPGPSAFHQGRVALIGDAAHAMTPDLGQGGSMALEDAVVLASLVGEGRVGPEFENVPIPPALEKFTQVRQARTQMVARRSRQLGRLNSAAPHRAQVLTAQVLNALPGTPLASGLASIVNWEPPPLPPADPRSRL is encoded by the coding sequence GTGACACGACGGCGCGCACTGATCGCAGGCGGAGGCCTCGGGGGTCTGACCGCCGCTGCGGCACTGCACCGCCGGGGCTGGGACGTCTGCGTGTTCGAGCAGGCCATCACCCTGGAACCGGTCGCCGCCGGCATCAGCGTGTGGCCCAACGGGCTGCGTTCCCTCGACCGGCTCGGCATCGGTGACGCCGTGCGGGAGATCGGCCGGGTCCCGGGCCCCGGTGGCCTGCGGCAGCCCGACGGCACCTGGCTGATCCGCAACAACATCTCCGCGGCCGTTCAGGAGAAGTACGGCGACCCGGTGGTGGCGCTGCACCGGGCCGAGCTCGCGAACGTGATCGTGCAGGCCCTGCCGTTCGGCGTGGTGCAGGCCGACACCCGGGTGACCGGGGTGCGGGCCGGTGACGCCGACACTCCCGCCGCGCTGATCACCGAGCACGGTGAGAGCGAGGGTGACCTGGTGGTGGCGGCCGACGGCATCCGGTCGGTGGTGCGCAGCCTGCTGTTCCCCTCGCCCGTCGCCCCCGCGCCCGTCGGGTACACGTCGTGGCGGATGGTGGTGCCGGATCCGGGGGGCCTGTCGCCGGAGGACACCGGCTTCGAGACCTGGGGCCCGGACGGACGCCGGTTCGCCGTGATGCCCCTGAAGGACCAGAGCCTGTACTGCTACGCCACGGCTGCCAGTGACGGGGGTGCCGGGGATGACAGGGATGACAGGGATGACGGGGACAACGAGACCGGTTCGTCGGGTGTGCAGGAGCTACGGCGACTCTTCGGCGACTGGCACGACCCGATCCCCGCCCTCCTGGAGAACCTGGTGGAGGAACAGGTCATGCGGCACCCGGTGGAGGAGCTGAACCCCGGGCCGTCCGCGTTCCACCAGGGCCGGGTCGCCCTGATCGGTGACGCCGCGCACGCCATGACCCCCGATCTGGGTCAGGGTGGCTCGATGGCGCTGGAGGACGCGGTGGTGCTCGCGTCGCTCGTGGGTGAGGGCCGGGTGGGTCCGGAGTTCGAGAACGTGCCGATCCCGCCGGCCCTCGAGAAGTTCACGCAGGTGCGGCAGGCACGCACCCAGATGGTGGCGCGCCGGTCCCGGCAGCTGGGCCGGCTGAACTCCGCGGCCCCGCACCGGGCGCAGGTACTGACGGCCCAGGTGCTCAATGCCCTGCCGGGCACGCCGCTGGCGAGCGGTCTGGCGTCGATCGTGAACTGGGAGCCGCCGCCGCTTCCCCCGGCCGACCCGCGCTCCCGGCTGTAG
- a CDS encoding C40 family peptidase: MPLSAVVTGAALTLSGGIPAMAADSSAAAGNDEANTETASLKTATVKVSDTETARITRKATAKATARITKKVKATAKVTAWSTRTAKATRTVTVTTSASSYDGAVAQARSAAKKKAHERAKAAAIAAAKKQAVAKSKQKAKHRAVEKAERLGRVKFGAKIVSDAAKKKGTPYVYGATGPNAFDCSGYVGYVLRQAGVTHLNRTSSGLVSDTKKVSKRAKKKGDLVFFSSGGHVYHVGIYAGDGKIWHAPKPGSSVKKETIWTSSYSVGRVKV, encoded by the coding sequence ATGCCGCTCAGCGCCGTCGTCACCGGTGCTGCGCTGACGCTCTCGGGAGGCATTCCGGCCATGGCCGCGGACAGCTCCGCGGCCGCAGGCAACGATGAGGCGAACACCGAAACAGCGAGTCTCAAGACCGCCACCGTCAAGGTGAGCGACACCGAGACCGCACGCATCACCCGCAAGGCCACGGCCAAGGCCACGGCGCGGATCACCAAGAAGGTCAAGGCCACCGCGAAGGTCACGGCGTGGAGCACCCGCACCGCCAAGGCCACCCGCACGGTCACGGTCACGACCAGCGCCTCCAGCTACGACGGAGCAGTCGCCCAGGCGCGGTCCGCGGCCAAGAAGAAGGCGCACGAGCGGGCGAAGGCGGCCGCCATCGCCGCGGCCAAGAAACAGGCCGTCGCCAAGTCCAAGCAGAAGGCCAAGCACCGGGCCGTTGAGAAGGCCGAGCGTCTGGGCCGGGTCAAGTTCGGCGCCAAGATCGTCTCGGACGCGGCGAAGAAGAAGGGCACGCCGTACGTCTACGGCGCCACCGGCCCGAACGCCTTCGACTGCTCCGGCTACGTGGGCTACGTGCTGCGGCAGGCCGGTGTGACGCACCTCAACCGCACCTCGTCGGGCCTGGTGTCCGACACCAAGAAGGTCTCCAAGCGCGCGAAGAAGAAGGGCGACCTCGTCTTCTTCTCCAGCGGCGGTCACGTCTACCACGTGGGCATCTACGCCGGTGACGGCAAGATCTGGCACGCGCCGAAGCCCGGTAGCTCGGTGAAGAAGGAAACCATCTGGACCTCCAGCTACTCGGTGGGACGGGTCAAGGTCTAG
- a CDS encoding glycosyl hydrolase — MPHPSAPDQEERPRSRREMRELERRRASAPQSDAAPDSAPSDPDSGPGPQPSAPGVPVEPEAPRTAFGQAPTATSTVTEDSAPSGLDSLGRRSDLAWSRHRGDGHEPAQQQWVQDVPGHPGARPQSGTAPGHRRSEPAPPARPDGPAWAPPRPSPVPPVSQPSGLDGGSGIFSPSAETPASIPLPIDTPPAGGHRTTGSPQNRRDHRAPQDQRDVSTTDGRPSFGVPADRRDADPRDADPRDFGQRVVEQCGLRRNRSGTAGPDDFRPGTARPDVARPDLARPDSARPDTPRPGISRSSVSPGEPDARWNRPLPGSRPAASPLSEGTGPRNRDAGGPYTPAPPRSLSGGPTTGGSPRPGHEARSLDDPFPGAHSPRDPDSFPVFPGTRSDRDPDPFPISPPETSRREADPFPASPPETSRRETDPFPASPPDDSPREADPFPASRNDSPRADSHRSDSRRSASRRDGSHRGGSPLGDPSSHRAPLPGELPGSRDTPLPGDRPGTPVHGRRERSQEVPFTGPGHPEDDVFGFSAGPAPHVSAPELTAYDDRPDQEPPGQSPFARSQPDLPDPAGSPEPELGNPPERLLGRDARARMRGRRERGADGSGTPLPGLLGRDAENTHDTGSTQEGVRSDGAEAPRGWGRRDGRLPGFGSGSPVQGLAGPDAEFPGPSRRPVLGRGPGPNPDPHQNPGANGRRDRSMPRFDGAPPARDHLDHLDHVDHLDHLDQGAPRGLPGRPFDEDGPSLLGGPPQRPPHQNRGAGRAQNRPQNRPQPQGLRPQKKTWRDWRPHQITLRRSQVITLGLVTALVILIAVAGAYKSGRSTTTGLGASATTGPATATPTPLVTEASLKGKLGVFSGTDLARTKAFETWMGRKLTYATIFGDRETWDDIANPGEHLTEWKDSGYRVVMAVPMIPDNLNDTKLASMKDGASGDFNEYFVTLAEHLVENGQEKAILRVGWEFNLKSWPWGIEDHATYITFYRQIVTAMRSVPGQEFEFDWNPNNGYNPYDGQDYYPGDAYVDYVGVDVYDLHSGLYPYPKNCNQACKENRQTRAWNEVIFGGDRGLVFWTDFAQQHDKPISLPEWGLWDRYDGSGGQDNPLFIEFMHDYITWAPNNVAYASYFNLNSYQGEHSLTESFPQGGKKFLELFGGNKK; from the coding sequence ATGCCGCACCCGAGCGCGCCGGATCAGGAAGAGCGCCCCCGCAGCCGAAGAGAGATGCGGGAGCTGGAACGCCGAAGGGCATCAGCCCCGCAGTCCGACGCCGCCCCTGATTCCGCCCCCTCCGACCCGGATTCCGGGCCGGGCCCGCAGCCGTCGGCGCCCGGGGTGCCGGTCGAACCGGAAGCACCACGCACCGCATTCGGACAGGCACCCACAGCCACCTCCACCGTAACCGAAGACTCCGCCCCGTCGGGCCTGGACTCGCTCGGCCGCCGCAGCGACCTGGCCTGGAGCCGCCACCGCGGCGACGGGCACGAGCCCGCGCAGCAGCAGTGGGTCCAGGACGTTCCGGGCCACCCGGGCGCCCGACCCCAGTCCGGTACCGCCCCGGGGCACCGCCGTTCCGAACCCGCGCCGCCCGCGCGCCCGGACGGCCCTGCCTGGGCCCCTCCGCGTCCCTCACCCGTGCCACCCGTCTCGCAGCCCTCCGGGCTCGACGGAGGATCGGGAATCTTCAGCCCGTCGGCGGAAACCCCCGCGTCCATCCCGCTTCCGATCGACACTCCCCCGGCCGGTGGGCATCGGACCACCGGTTCCCCCCAGAACCGGCGCGACCACCGAGCCCCCCAGGACCAGCGCGACGTCAGCACTACTGACGGCCGGCCCAGCTTCGGCGTCCCCGCCGATCGACGCGACGCCGATCCACGCGACGCCGATCCACGCGACTTTGGTCAGCGCGTGGTGGAGCAGTGTGGTCTGCGGCGCAACCGATCCGGTACTGCAGGCCCCGACGATTTTCGGCCCGGTACGGCCCGGCCAGATGTCGCCCGGCCCGATCTGGCCCGGCCCGATTCGGCCCGGCCCGACACACCACGGCCCGGTATCTCCCGATCCAGCGTTTCCCCGGGCGAGCCGGACGCACGCTGGAACCGTCCCCTGCCCGGATCCCGCCCGGCCGCCTCCCCGCTGTCGGAGGGGACTGGTCCACGCAACCGCGACGCGGGTGGCCCCTACACACCGGCACCCCCAAGATCCCTGTCCGGCGGCCCGACGACCGGCGGTTCCCCACGCCCGGGCCACGAGGCGCGCTCGCTCGACGACCCGTTCCCGGGGGCTCACTCCCCCCGCGACCCGGACTCGTTCCCGGTCTTCCCGGGAACCCGTTCCGACCGCGATCCGGATCCGTTCCCCATCTCTCCGCCGGAAACTTCTCGTCGCGAGGCGGACCCCTTCCCCGCCTCCCCGCCGGAAACTTCCCGTCGCGAGACGGACCCCTTCCCCGCCTCCCCGCCGGATGATTCCCCTCGCGAGGCAGACCCGTTCCCGGCATCCCGCAACGATTCTCCGCGCGCCGATTCCCACCGCAGCGACTCCCGCCGGAGCGCATCGCGCCGCGACGGATCTCACCGTGGTGGCTCTCCCCTCGGGGACCCCAGCTCGCATCGCGCCCCGCTGCCCGGTGAACTTCCCGGCAGCCGCGACACCCCTCTCCCCGGCGACCGCCCCGGCACGCCGGTGCACGGGCGGCGCGAGCGGAGCCAGGAGGTCCCCTTCACCGGGCCGGGTCACCCGGAGGACGACGTTTTCGGGTTCTCCGCCGGGCCCGCCCCGCACGTGTCCGCCCCGGAACTGACGGCCTACGATGACCGCCCCGACCAGGAACCGCCGGGCCAGAGTCCTTTCGCGCGTTCCCAGCCGGACCTCCCCGATCCCGCGGGTTCCCCCGAACCCGAACTCGGGAACCCGCCGGAACGTCTGCTCGGCCGCGACGCCCGGGCCCGGATGCGGGGTCGCCGGGAACGCGGTGCCGACGGGTCCGGCACACCGCTGCCGGGTCTGCTCGGCCGGGACGCCGAGAACACCCACGACACCGGGAGCACCCAGGAGGGCGTCCGGTCCGACGGGGCCGAGGCCCCCCGCGGGTGGGGGCGGCGGGACGGCCGGTTGCCCGGGTTCGGTTCCGGGTCACCGGTTCAGGGGCTCGCCGGACCGGACGCCGAGTTCCCGGGCCCGAGTCGGCGTCCCGTGCTGGGTCGTGGTCCGGGGCCGAACCCGGACCCGCACCAGAACCCGGGTGCGAACGGCCGGCGCGACCGCTCCATGCCGCGCTTCGACGGCGCCCCGCCCGCCCGGGACCACCTCGACCACCTCGACCACGTTGACCATCTTGACCACCTCGACCAGGGAGCACCGCGTGGCCTGCCCGGCCGGCCCTTCGACGAGGACGGCCCGAGCCTGCTCGGCGGTCCCCCGCAGCGCCCGCCCCACCAGAACCGGGGCGCGGGCCGCGCACAGAACCGCCCACAGAACCGGCCGCAGCCGCAGGGCCTGCGCCCGCAGAAGAAGACCTGGCGCGACTGGCGTCCCCACCAGATCACCCTGCGCCGCAGCCAGGTGATCACGCTCGGGCTGGTCACCGCCCTGGTGATCCTCATCGCGGTGGCCGGGGCGTACAAGTCCGGCCGGTCCACGACCACCGGCCTGGGCGCGTCGGCGACGACCGGTCCCGCGACCGCCACCCCGACGCCCCTGGTGACCGAGGCGTCCCTGAAGGGGAAGCTGGGTGTGTTCAGCGGCACCGATCTGGCCCGGACGAAGGCCTTCGAGACGTGGATGGGCCGCAAACTCACCTACGCCACGATCTTCGGCGACCGTGAGACCTGGGACGACATCGCGAATCCGGGCGAGCACCTGACCGAGTGGAAGGACAGTGGCTACCGGGTCGTCATGGCCGTGCCGATGATTCCGGACAACCTGAACGACACCAAGCTCGCCTCGATGAAAGACGGGGCGAGCGGCGATTTCAACGAGTACTTCGTGACGCTGGCCGAGCACCTGGTGGAGAACGGCCAGGAGAAGGCGATCCTGCGCGTCGGCTGGGAGTTCAACCTGAAGTCATGGCCGTGGGGCATCGAGGACCACGCCACGTACATCACGTTCTACCGGCAGATCGTCACCGCGATGCGGTCGGTGCCGGGCCAGGAGTTCGAGTTCGACTGGAACCCCAACAACGGCTACAACCCCTACGACGGCCAGGACTACTACCCCGGCGACGCGTACGTCGACTACGTCGGGGTGGATGTCTACGACCTCCACAGCGGCCTGTACCCGTACCCGAAGAACTGCAACCAGGCCTGCAAGGAGAACCGCCAGACCCGGGCCTGGAACGAGGTCATCTTCGGGGGCGATCGGGGCCTGGTGTTCTGGACCGACTTCGCCCAGCAGCACGACAAGCCGATCTCGCTGCCGGAGTGGGGGCTGTGGGACCGCTACGACGGCTCCGGGGGCCAGGACAACCCGCTCTTCATCGAGTTCATGCACGACTACATCACCTGGGCGCCCAACAACGTCGCCTACGCGAGCTACTTCAACCTCAACTCCTACCAGGGCGAGCACAGCCTGACGGAGTCGTTCCCCCAGGGCGGGAAGAAGTTCCTGGAGCTCTTCGGTGGCAACAAAAAGTAG
- a CDS encoding glycine betaine ABC transporter substrate-binding protein: MTACGGPAPERVAAPGIQPTDCGTVTLAENPWVGYSANLAVISYLARTELGCEVTVSAEAEDASWQHLADGSVDAILENWGHDEEKKKYIDNEKVAVEAGLTGNKGVIGWYVPEWMAKEYPDITNWKNLNKYAHLFDGKFLDGDPSYVTNDKALIENLGLDLTVAYTGSEDKLITAFRQAEADRTPMIGYFYSPQWLLSEIDLVNIKLPAYTPGCDADPKTVRCDYQPYDLDKIQNREFAYSGSPAAELIQKFQWSNDDQNQVARDLNDGMKPDEAAQKWLDANEDKWRAWLPSGVAG; the protein is encoded by the coding sequence CTGACGGCCTGCGGCGGGCCGGCGCCCGAACGGGTGGCGGCGCCCGGCATCCAGCCCACGGACTGCGGCACGGTGACGCTCGCCGAGAACCCGTGGGTCGGGTACTCGGCCAACCTCGCCGTCATCAGCTACCTCGCCCGCACCGAGCTGGGCTGTGAGGTCACGGTGAGCGCCGAGGCGGAGGACGCGTCCTGGCAGCACCTGGCCGACGGCAGCGTGGACGCGATCCTGGAGAACTGGGGTCACGACGAGGAGAAGAAGAAGTACATCGACAACGAGAAGGTCGCCGTCGAGGCCGGGCTGACCGGCAACAAGGGCGTGATCGGCTGGTACGTGCCGGAGTGGATGGCGAAGGAGTACCCCGACATCACCAACTGGAAGAACCTGAACAAGTACGCCCACCTGTTCGACGGCAAGTTCCTCGACGGTGACCCCAGCTACGTCACCAACGACAAGGCCCTGATCGAGAACCTCGGGCTCGACCTGACCGTCGCCTACACCGGCAGCGAGGACAAGCTGATCACGGCGTTCCGGCAGGCCGAGGCCGACCGCACCCCGATGATCGGCTACTTCTACTCACCGCAGTGGCTGCTGTCGGAGATCGACCTCGTCAACATCAAGCTCCCCGCCTACACCCCGGGCTGCGACGCCGACCCGAAGACCGTGCGCTGCGACTATCAGCCCTACGACCTGGACAAGATCCAGAACCGGGAATTCGCCTATTCGGGCAGTCCGGCCGCCGAACTGATCCAGAAGTTCCAGTGGAGCAATGACGATCAGAACCAGGTTGCCCGCGATCTGAACGACGGGATGAAGCCCGACGAAGCAGCCCAGAAATGGCTGGACGCGAATGAGGATAAATGGCGTGCGTGGCTTCCCTCCGGCGTTGCCGGTTGA
- a CDS encoding ATP/GTP-binding protein — MSALSDRSTGRHPGNAVAPISVKIVISGGFGVGKTTFVGSISEIEPLLTEADMTDESVGIDNRDPVPGKVTTTVALDFGRISLDESLRLYLFGTPGQDRYAFLWDDLVEGALGAVVLLDTNRIEDCFPAIDYFEEHGVPFLVAVNQFQDTRRFELEEVREALGVDGLVPLVLCDARRRESVKSVLVALTEEVLVRRLAEQAAAY; from the coding sequence GTGTCCGCGCTCTCTGACCGGTCCACCGGCCGTCACCCCGGTAACGCCGTCGCCCCGATTTCCGTCAAGATCGTCATCAGTGGCGGTTTCGGCGTCGGCAAGACCACTTTCGTCGGTTCGATCTCCGAGATCGAGCCACTGCTGACCGAAGCCGACATGACCGACGAGTCGGTGGGCATCGACAACCGTGACCCGGTACCGGGCAAGGTCACCACCACGGTCGCCCTCGACTTCGGCCGGATCAGCCTGGACGAGAGCCTGCGCCTGTACCTGTTCGGCACGCCGGGGCAGGACCGCTACGCGTTCCTCTGGGACGACCTGGTGGAGGGCGCCCTGGGGGCGGTGGTGCTACTCGACACCAACCGCATCGAGGACTGCTTCCCCGCCATCGACTACTTCGAGGAACACGGTGTGCCGTTCCTCGTGGCCGTCAACCAGTTCCAGGACACCCGCCGGTTCGAGCTGGAGGAGGTCCGCGAGGCGCTCGGCGTCGACGGACTGGTACCGCTGGTGCTGTGTGACGCGCGGCGGCGGGAATCGGTCAAGAGCGTGCTGGTCGCGCTGACCGAGGAGGTCCTGGTGCGCCGGCTCGCCGAGCAGGCAGCCGCGTACTGA
- a CDS encoding DUF742 domain-containing protein — protein MNADAYDAAEDMVIRPFLLTGGRTRPVQDGLRVETLIHARDRITSAGLRFEHRQIVQLCREPTSLAEISASLKVPFGVARVLVSDLVADGSVVVTQREELSIQLIERIRDRVRAL, from the coding sequence ATGAACGCGGACGCCTACGATGCGGCCGAGGACATGGTGATCCGGCCGTTCCTCCTCACCGGGGGCCGCACCCGGCCGGTGCAGGACGGGCTGAGAGTGGAGACACTCATTCACGCCCGCGACCGGATCACCTCGGCCGGGCTGCGTTTCGAACATCGTCAGATCGTCCAGCTGTGCCGCGAACCCACCTCGCTGGCGGAGATCTCCGCCTCGCTGAAGGTGCCGTTCGGGGTGGCCCGGGTGCTGGTGTCCGACCTGGTCGCCGACGGGTCGGTGGTCGTCACCCAACGCGAAGAGCTGTCGATACAGCTGATCGAGAGGATCCGCGATCGTGTCCGCGCTCTCTGA
- a CDS encoding roadblock/LC7 domain-containing protein — MSVHTHTDRHQFGWLLGNFVHNTDGVREAVAVSSDGLLIASSDGLSRTEADHLAAIVSSLSSLGRSAARRYDFDGLKLVMIEMNRGFLLVSAIAGGSCLGVVAEGDCDLGLIGYEIASLAERFGPLLTPSLISESRQHLPQ; from the coding sequence ATGAGCGTCCACACCCATACCGACCGGCATCAGTTCGGCTGGCTGCTGGGTAACTTCGTGCACAACACCGACGGGGTGCGGGAGGCGGTGGCCGTCTCGTCCGACGGGCTGCTGATCGCCAGCTCCGACGGCCTGAGCCGCACCGAGGCCGACCATCTGGCCGCGATCGTCTCCAGCCTGTCCAGCCTGGGGCGCTCGGCCGCCCGGCGTTACGACTTCGACGGTCTCAAGCTGGTGATGATCGAGATGAACCGCGGCTTCCTGCTGGTCTCCGCGATCGCCGGTGGCAGCTGCCTGGGCGTGGTGGCCGAGGGAGACTGCGACCTGGGCCTGATCGGCTACGAGATTGCCTCCCTGGCAGAACGTTTCGGTCCACTGCTGACTCCGTCTCTGATCTCCGAGTCGCGGCAGCACCTGCCCCAATGA